The nucleotide sequence TGAATTTGTTTGCCAAAAACACTTCCTAAGCCAAGATTCATTTTAATCCCGTTATATTCGGCAGGATTGTGACTTGCAGTAATTACCACTCCCCCATCTGTATTGAGTTTCCAGATAGAAAAATAAAGCACTGGAGTTGCTACTATACCGACATCGATCACATCTAAACCGCATTCCAGCATACCACGAGTGAATTCTTTTTTAAATTCAGGAGTCGAGAGTCTGGCATCTCCTCCAATAGCACAATTTTTAGCTCCCTTTCGTTTTATATAAGTTCCATATCCTCTACCAATTAAATAAAGCACTTCCGGTGTAAGATCTTGATCTACCACACCTCTAATATCATATTCTCTGAATATTGATGGATTAACCATTGTTCCCCCTTACAGTATATTTAATTCCTTAATTTTTTCTATCATTTTCTTGAAAGCCCTTCCTCTATGACTGATCTTATGCTTCTTTTCAGAACTCATTTCCGCAAAAGTTTTTCCAGTTTCATGACATAAAAATATGCTGTCATAGCCAAAACCTTTATCTCCCTTTTCCTCAAAAATGATTTCACCTTCAACTTTTCCTTCGACAGTGGCTATCACTTTACCATTACCACCAGCCAATGCGACCACTGTTCGGAAGCTGGCATTCCTATCTGCGATGTCAGTCATCTCATCCAGCAATTTCATTCTATTATCACGATAGCTGCAGGTTTCTCCGGCATACCTGGCAGAATACACTCCAGGGTCTCCATCTAAAGCATCCACAAATAATCCAGTATCATCAGCCAGTACATACATCTTTGAGCGCAGAGCCATTTCTTCAGCTTTTTTGATCGCATTACCTTCAATAGTGTCTTTATCTTCCACTACATCAGGGAGATCATCAAAATCTGCTGCAGAAAGCAGTTCAAAATCGAGATCAGAGAGGATTTCTCTGATCTCGCTGAATTTATCTCTATTCTTTGTACCAATTAAGATCTTCATTAACTATTTTCTTGTCAGTTTATTGAAGAAAGTGGATATTTTTTTGACAACATTACGAGATAAAAA is from Candidatus Stygibacter australis and encodes:
- the rdgB gene encoding RdgB/HAM1 family non-canonical purine NTP pyrophosphatase, producing the protein MKILIGTKNRDKFSEIREILSDLDFELLSAADFDDLPDVVEDKDTIEGNAIKKAEEMALRSKMYVLADDTGLFVDALDGDPGVYSARYAGETCSYRDNRMKLLDEMTDIADRNASFRTVVALAGGNGKVIATVEGKVEGEIIFEEKGDKGFGYDSIFLCHETGKTFAEMSSEKKHKISHRGRAFKKMIEKIKELNIL